Proteins from a single region of Xenopus laevis strain J_2021 chromosome 9_10S, Xenopus_laevis_v10.1, whole genome shotgun sequence:
- the pfdn4.S gene encoding prefoldin subunit 4, whose protein sequence is MAATMKKAVAEDVNVTFEDQQKINIFARNTNRVTELKDEIEVKKKQLQNLEDACEEIMMLEDSLLVPYQIGDVFISHSQEETQEMLEAAKKQLEEEIECLQSRVESIQQVLSDLKVQLYAKFGNNINLEADES, encoded by the exons ATGGCGGCCACCATGAAGAAAGCG GTTGCGGAAGATGTGAACGTGACTTTCGAGGACCAACAGAAAATCAACATCTTTGCGAGAAATACCAACCGAGTGACAGAGCTGAAGGATGAAATTGAAGTAAAAAAG AAACAGCTTCAGAACCTGGAAGACGCCTGCGAGGAGATAATGATGCTAGAAGATTCCCTGCTGGTTCCCTACCAGATTGGAGACGTGTTCATAAGTCACTCCCAGGAGGAGACTCAGGAGATGTTGGAAGCCGCAAAG AAACAATTGGAAGAAGAAATCGAATGTTTACAATCGCGCGTAGAATCCATTCAGCAAGTGCTCTCCGATCTTAAAGTCCAGCTGTATGCCAAGTTCGGGAACAACATCAACCTAGAGGCGGATGAAAGTTAA